A window of Nonomuraea angiospora genomic DNA:
ACCGCGCGACGGCCGCGGCTCACGCCGCTTCTGCGGCTTCTCCGGCCTGCTGCAGGCTCGGGTGGCGGTGCTGGCCGGCCAGCAGATGGCCGACGGCGACGATGCCCACGATGGGCCACTCCACGATCTCCAATACCCCCAGAGCGACCAGGACCGCGTAGAAGGCGAGGTGCTGGGGCTCCGGCAGGGGCACCGTACCGACCACGGGCAAGGAGATCCGCCTGCCGCGCTCGCTCCTGATGGGCTTGACGACCATGATGTCCCCTCCTTCGGTCAACGACCCACCTGCCCTCCACCAGGCCCGATAACCCGCTCAGCCGGGCAGGGTCTCCCCGCCGATGGGGGCCAGGACCTCGCCCGTGTAGTACGACGAGAGGCGCCCGGCCGCGAAGAACACGTACGACGGGGCGATCTCGTCGGGGTCGGCGGCCCGCTGCATCGGGACCTGCTTGCCGAACTGCTCCACCTTCTCCTCCGGCATGGTCGCCGGGATGAGAGGGGTCCAGACGGGGCCCGGGGCCACCGCGTTGACCCTGATGCCGCGCTCTACGAGGCTCTGCGCCATCGAATAGGTGAAGACGTTGATCGCGCCCTTGGTCGTGGCGTAGTCGATGAGCGCCTTGTTGCCGCGCAGCCCGTTGACCGACGACGTGTTGATGATCGCCGAGCCCTCGCGCAGGTGGGGCAGCGCCGCTTTGGTGATGCGGAAGTAGCTGTGGATGTTGACGTCGAAGGTGTGCTGCCACTGCTCCTCGGACAGCTCCTCCAGCGATTCGACGGGCGCCTGATAGGCGACGTTGTTCACCACGATGTCCAGGCCGCCCAGGTCCGAGACCGTCCGCTCGACGACGGAGGCGCAGTGGTCGCGGTCGGCGAGGTCGCCCGGGATGAGCACGCATCGCCGGCCCTCCGCCTCGACCAGCTTCAGCGTGTGCGCGGCGTCCTCGTGCTCGCTCAGGTACGCGATCGCGACGTCGGCGCCCTCCTTGGCGAAGGCCACGGCCACCGCCCGGCCGATCCCGGAGTCGCCTCCGGTGATCAGGGCGCGCTTGCCGTCCAGCAGTCCGCTGCCGGTGTAGTGACGCATCTCGTCACGCGGCTCGGGCTCCATGCGTTCGGTGTGTCCGGGATATGGCTGCTTCTGTGCGGGTGGCGTGCTGTCCGGTTGTTCTGGCATGGCTCGCGCATGCCCTGACTCGCCCGGGACTAACGTACGCGCAGTCAATGGCCCCGGCCCGGACCGGCTCAAGGTCACGGCAACTGCGACTTGACCGCTCCGAGGGCGAGAGATCCCCGCGAATCCTCCGGGTAAGGCCGACGCCTTTTCCCGGCCG
This region includes:
- a CDS encoding SDR family oxidoreductase, with amino-acid sequence MPEQPDSTPPAQKQPYPGHTERMEPEPRDEMRHYTGSGLLDGKRALITGGDSGIGRAVAVAFAKEGADVAIAYLSEHEDAAHTLKLVEAEGRRCVLIPGDLADRDHCASVVERTVSDLGGLDIVVNNVAYQAPVESLEELSEEQWQHTFDVNIHSYFRITKAALPHLREGSAIINTSSVNGLRGNKALIDYATTKGAINVFTYSMAQSLVERGIRVNAVAPGPVWTPLIPATMPEEKVEQFGKQVPMQRAADPDEIAPSYVFFAAGRLSSYYTGEVLAPIGGETLPG